The Pseudomonas sp. PDM14 genomic interval ATGCGCGCAGCTGCGGCAGGCCGCACCGTTGCCGGCAGTCGGTGCCTCGACGAAGACCTTGTCTGGGCACAGCTGCTGCATCTTGTAGAAGATGCCGCGATCGGTGGCGACGATGAAGGTCTTGTTCGGCAGGGTCTGCGCCGCCTTGATCAACTGGCTGGTAGAGCCCACCGCATCCGCCAGGTCGATCACCGCCTCCGGCGACTCCGGGTGCACCAGCACCGCGGCGTCCGGGTACAGCGCCTTCATGTCGAGCAGCTGGCGCGACTTGAATTCCTCGTGGACGATGCAGGCACCGTCCCAGAGCAGCATGTCGGCACCGGTCTCGCGCTGGATGTAACTCCCCAGGTGCTGGTCCGGCGCCCAGAGGATGGTCTCGCCGTTGTCCATCAGGCTCTCGACGATTTCCAGCGCGCAGCTGGAGGTCACCACCCAGTCGGCCCGCGCCTTCACCGCCGCCGAGGTGTTGGCGTAGACCACCACGGTACGCTCGGGATGCTGGTCGCAGAACGCGGAAAACTCGTCGACCGGACAACCCAGGTCGAGCGAGCAGGTCGCCTCCAGGGTCGGCATCAATACACGCTTTTCCGGGTTGAGGATCTTCGCCGTCTCACCCATGAACTTGACCCCGGCGACCACCACGGTCTGCGCCGCATGCTGGTTGCCGAAGCGGGCCATTTCCAAGGAGTCGGACACGCAGCCGCCGGTTTCCTCGGCCAGGGCCTGGATCACCGGATCACAGTAGTAGTGGGCGACCAGCACGGCATTCTGCTTCTTCAGCTCGGCGGCGATTTCACTGCGATAGAAGGCTTCCTGCTCGGCGGTCAACGGTACCGGCTGCTTGGCATCGAGATGGGCCTGGACGAGCAGGCGTTCGGAAATCTGAGTCATGTCATCAGGCTCTGAATATGCTTTCAGTGCGGCCGATTATACGCGCCAACGAAGGTGGCGAGTGGCTCGATGGAGAATGTTGGAAGAGGTGCTGCGAAGGAGGGAGTGGTGGGTCGTGTAGGATTCGAACCTACGACCAATTGGTTAAAAGCCAACTGCTCTACCAACTGAGCTAACGACCCAACGCGGGGCGCATGATACTGATTTAAATCAGAAAATCAACACCCCAGAACAAACTTAGGCATATCGGGTGGGATCGGCCACCTTGGCGGCGGCAAAACCGGCCGCGCGCAGACGGCAGCTGTCGCAACGGCCACAGGCACGCCCATCGCCATCCGCCTGGTAGCACGACACGGTGAGGCCATAGTCAACACCATGCCGCAGGCCGATCTCGACGATCTGCGCCTTGCTCAGATTCTGCAGCGGCGCCTGGATGCGAAAGCCGCTGCCCTCCACCCCTTCACGGGTTGCCAGGTTGGCTACGCGCTCGAACGCTTCGATGAAGGCAGGCCGGCAATCCGGGTAGCCGGAATAGTCCACCGCGTTCACGCCGATGAAGATGTCATGGGCGCCGAGCACTTCGGCCCAGCCCAGCGCCAGCGACAGGAACACCGTGTTGCGCGCGGGTACGTAGGTCACCGGAATTCCTTCGGTCGGACCTTCTGGCACGGCAATGGAGTTGTCGGTCAGCGCCGAGCCGCCGATGCCATTGAGGTCGAGACCAATCACCTTGTGTTCGACCACGCCAAGCTGCTGCGCCACGCGCTCCGCGGCCTGCAACTCGGCACGGTGCCGCTGACCGTAGTCGAAGCTCATGCTGTAG includes:
- the nadA gene encoding quinolinate synthase NadA; its protein translation is MTQISERLLVQAHLDAKQPVPLTAEQEAFYRSEIAAELKKQNAVLVAHYYCDPVIQALAEETGGCVSDSLEMARFGNQHAAQTVVVAGVKFMGETAKILNPEKRVLMPTLEATCSLDLGCPVDEFSAFCDQHPERTVVVYANTSAAVKARADWVVTSSCALEIVESLMDNGETILWAPDQHLGSYIQRETGADMLLWDGACIVHEEFKSRQLLDMKALYPDAAVLVHPESPEAVIDLADAVGSTSQLIKAAQTLPNKTFIVATDRGIFYKMQQLCPDKVFVEAPTAGNGAACRSCAHCPWMAMNTLQRTLQCLREGSNEILVEPSLIPRAIKPLKRMLDFTQAARLRLAGNA
- the queC gene encoding 7-cyano-7-deazaguanine synthase QueC; translated protein: MTDKKAVVLLSGGLDSATILAQAKAADFACYSMSFDYGQRHRAELQAAERVAQQLGVVEHKVIGLDLNGIGGSALTDNSIAVPEGPTEGIPVTYVPARNTVFLSLALGWAEVLGAHDIFIGVNAVDYSGYPDCRPAFIEAFERVANLATREGVEGSGFRIQAPLQNLSKAQIVEIGLRHGVDYGLTVSCYQADGDGRACGRCDSCRLRAAGFAAAKVADPTRYA